From the Acetobacter aceti genome, one window contains:
- a CDS encoding UDP-N-acetylmuramoyl-L-alanyl-D-glutamate--2,6-diaminopimelate ligase, with amino-acid sequence MKLSSLLSQSGLASAQPAASDPEITSITADSRQVQPGSLFVALPGTQEDGSIYIPDALAAGASAILVPDSGQAVDGQVPTAVTKTPRRSLAILAATLAGPQPEHIVAVTGTNGKTSTVDFLRQIWQGMGRSSASFGTLGLISPVELPFPIPSLTTPDPVTLARALAALRERGVTDVAMEASSHGLDQRRLDGVKIAAAGFTNLTRDHLDYHGSLEAYRTAKLRLFDTLLPGGGLAAANADMDEDTLDALRDIQRRRDLDLRLVGRKGNTIRLVAHKALPNGHQLLRLEIGRKERDVTLPLPGRFQVDNALLAVALAGPDRADMEEALTLLPTLRGVRGRMEQAVMLSNGASVYVDYAHTPDALARALDSLRPHVKGRLLILFGAGGDRDKGKRPLMAQEATQRADVVFVTDDNPRSEDAADIRRDILAGAPKEVIEIPDRRKAIGEALHQLQPGDVLLVAGKGHEQGQIIGNVVQPFDDVSVVKDLAAGL; translated from the coding sequence ATGAAACTTTCTTCTCTTCTCTCCCAGTCCGGTCTGGCTTCTGCTCAACCCGCAGCCAGTGACCCCGAGATTACGTCCATTACAGCAGACAGCCGGCAGGTTCAGCCCGGTTCCCTGTTTGTGGCGCTTCCGGGTACGCAGGAAGACGGCAGCATCTATATTCCCGACGCGCTGGCTGCTGGCGCCTCCGCCATTCTCGTGCCGGACAGTGGGCAGGCTGTAGACGGTCAGGTGCCCACGGCTGTCACGAAGACGCCGCGCCGGTCACTCGCCATTCTGGCCGCGACCCTCGCCGGTCCGCAGCCGGAGCATATCGTCGCCGTCACCGGCACGAACGGGAAAACCAGCACCGTCGATTTCCTGCGTCAGATCTGGCAGGGCATGGGCCGCAGTTCCGCGAGCTTCGGGACGCTGGGGCTGATCTCTCCGGTTGAGCTGCCTTTCCCTATCCCCTCCCTCACCACGCCGGACCCTGTGACGCTGGCCAGGGCGCTGGCCGCACTTCGCGAACGCGGCGTGACGGATGTGGCGATGGAAGCGTCCTCCCACGGTCTGGACCAGCGCCGTCTGGACGGGGTGAAGATCGCCGCTGCCGGCTTCACCAATCTCACCCGCGATCATCTTGATTATCACGGCTCTCTGGAAGCCTATCGCACGGCCAAGCTGCGCCTGTTCGACACACTTCTCCCCGGCGGCGGTCTTGCGGCGGCCAATGCCGACATGGATGAAGACACGCTCGACGCCCTGCGCGATATCCAGCGCCGTCGTGACCTTGATCTGCGACTGGTGGGACGCAAGGGCAACACGATCCGTCTTGTGGCGCACAAGGCGTTACCGAACGGGCATCAGCTTCTGCGACTTGAGATCGGTAGGAAGGAAAGGGACGTAACCTTACCTCTGCCGGGACGCTTTCAGGTGGATAACGCCCTGCTCGCCGTCGCTCTGGCGGGACCGGACAGAGCCGATATGGAAGAAGCCCTGACCCTGCTGCCAACACTGCGCGGCGTGCGGGGACGCATGGAACAGGCCGTCATGCTGTCCAACGGGGCATCCGTGTATGTCGATTACGCCCACACCCCCGATGCGCTGGCGCGGGCGCTGGACAGCCTGCGCCCTCACGTCAAAGGTCGCCTGCTGATCCTGTTCGGAGCAGGAGGCGATCGTGACAAGGGCAAGAGGCCGCTGATGGCGCAGGAAGCCACACAGCGGGCGGATGTGGTGTTCGTCACGGACGACAATCCACGCAGCGAGGACGCAGCCGACATCCGGCGCGATATTCTGGCCGGAGCCCCCAAGGAAGTCATCGAAATCCCGGATCGCAGAAAAGCCATTGGCGAGGCGCTGCATCAGCTTCAGCCGGGTGACGTGCTGCTGGTCGCAGGCAAGGGTCACGAGCAGGGCCAGATCATCGGCAATGTCGTGCAACCGTTCGACGATGTGAGCGTCGTGAAAGATCTGGCGGCAGGACTGTGA
- the mraY gene encoding phospho-N-acetylmuramoyl-pentapeptide-transferase: MLYLLVAHHAHGHTTFLNLFRYLTFRAGGACLTALAIALLLGNPVIRELKRIQREGQPIRALGPERHILEKAGTPTMGGILILIALFVSTLLWADLQNGFVWAVLFVTAAFGAIGFADDYLKLSRRNTDGVSKKARLTCEFGASLIAGWWMQQMMPSELANHLAFPFVKDFLLPLGIAFPIFAMVTIAGFGNAVNFTDGLDGLATVPVVIASLVFALIAYLVGNHVFADYLQLHAVPGTGELAIFCAALVGAGLGFLWFNAPPASVFMGDTGSLSLGGALGAVAVATKHELVLCIVGGLFVVETLSVVIQVFWYKRTKRRVFLMAPLHHHFEKKGWQEPKIVVRFWIVSVVLGLFGLATLKLR, translated from the coding sequence ATGCTGTATCTGCTGGTCGCCCATCACGCGCACGGTCACACGACGTTCCTCAACCTGTTCCGCTATCTCACCTTCCGCGCTGGCGGGGCCTGCCTGACTGCTCTCGCCATCGCCCTGCTGCTCGGCAATCCGGTGATCCGGGAACTCAAGCGTATCCAGCGTGAAGGGCAGCCCATCCGCGCGCTCGGTCCGGAACGCCACATTCTGGAGAAAGCCGGAACGCCGACGATGGGCGGCATCCTGATCCTGATTGCGCTGTTTGTTTCGACGCTGCTCTGGGCCGATCTTCAGAACGGGTTCGTCTGGGCGGTGCTGTTCGTCACGGCCGCATTCGGCGCGATCGGCTTCGCGGATGACTACCTCAAGCTTTCCCGCCGCAACACGGATGGTGTGTCCAAGAAGGCCCGTCTCACCTGCGAATTTGGCGCGTCTCTGATCGCAGGCTGGTGGATGCAGCAGATGATGCCGTCTGAACTGGCCAACCATCTTGCCTTTCCGTTCGTAAAAGATTTCCTGCTGCCACTCGGCATCGCCTTCCCGATCTTCGCGATGGTGACAATCGCCGGTTTCGGCAACGCCGTGAATTTCACGGACGGACTGGACGGGCTGGCGACGGTCCCCGTTGTGATCGCCTCGCTGGTATTCGCCCTGATCGCCTATCTGGTCGGCAATCACGTCTTTGCCGACTATCTCCAGCTTCACGCGGTTCCGGGAACGGGTGAACTCGCCATTTTCTGTGCGGCGCTGGTCGGCGCGGGACTGGGTTTTCTCTGGTTCAATGCCCCGCCCGCCTCCGTGTTCATGGGTGATACCGGCTCGCTGTCTCTCGGCGGTGCGCTGGGCGCCGTAGCGGTCGCCACCAAGCATGAACTGGTGCTGTGCATCGTTGGTGGCCTGTTTGTGGTCGAGACGCTGTCCGTGGTGATTCAGGTCTTCTGGTACAAGCGCACCAAGCGCCGTGTGTTCCTGATGGCCCCGCTGCATCATCACTTTGAAAAGAAAGGCTGGCAGGAGCCGAAGATCGTCGTCCGGTTCTGGATCGTCTCCGTCGTGCTGGGGCTGTTCGGCCTCGCCACGCTGAAACTGCGCTAG
- the murD gene encoding UDP-N-acetylmuramoyl-L-alanine--D-glutamate ligase has translation MPAQSSFPADLFAGHRFAVLGLGRNGAPAAKALVNMGAAVQAWDDGEAGRAALAGWQISSGTLTVAPFENLDGFDALVMSPGIPHFLPTVHPVAAMAKAAGIPILSDADLLFQAVRKSGSKALFAGVTGTNGKSTTTALLAHLLRHAGLPVAEGGNLGPASLSLPLLPDNGVYVLEMSSYMLERLATLHFDTACLLNLTPDHLDRHGDMAGYAAAKTHIFDRMTGSDLAVIGNGDAWCRDIAASLKERDISVETVSGLDDGTADFHLHEGAVVSHGMVIARPGATLPGAHNAENACAALAMALRLGVASDNLASGIGGFAGLAHRQKHVADINGVSYVDDSKATNADAAARALGCYGRIVWIAGGLAKAGGISDLVPYFSRIARAFLIGKDAPMLAETLAAHNVPYEIVGDLEHAVPAARHAAETQDAEVVLLSPACASFDQFPGFEARGLRFAALVHALKDHA, from the coding sequence TTGCCCGCCCAATCCTCATTCCCTGCCGATCTGTTCGCTGGCCACCGTTTTGCGGTGCTCGGGCTGGGCCGCAACGGCGCGCCCGCTGCAAAGGCTCTGGTGAACATGGGCGCTGCCGTGCAGGCGTGGGATGATGGCGAGGCCGGACGGGCGGCGCTTGCAGGATGGCAGATCTCTTCCGGCACACTGACCGTCGCGCCGTTCGAGAATCTGGATGGATTTGATGCGCTGGTCATGTCGCCAGGCATCCCGCATTTCCTGCCGACCGTGCATCCGGTCGCGGCCATGGCCAAAGCCGCCGGCATACCGATTCTCTCGGACGCCGACCTGCTGTTTCAGGCGGTTCGCAAGAGCGGATCGAAGGCGCTGTTTGCGGGCGTCACCGGCACGAACGGCAAGTCCACGACCACCGCCCTGCTGGCCCATCTGCTGCGTCATGCCGGACTGCCGGTTGCTGAGGGCGGCAATCTTGGTCCCGCCTCACTGTCCCTGCCGCTTTTGCCGGACAATGGCGTGTATGTGCTGGAAATGTCGTCCTACATGCTGGAACGGCTGGCGACCCTGCATTTCGACACGGCCTGCCTGCTCAATCTCACACCGGACCATCTCGACCGGCATGGCGACATGGCGGGCTATGCCGCAGCCAAGACGCATATCTTCGACAGGATGACCGGCTCCGATCTGGCCGTCATCGGCAATGGCGACGCATGGTGCCGCGACATCGCCGCCAGCCTGAAAGAGCGGGACATCTCCGTCGAGACCGTTTCCGGTCTGGACGATGGGACGGCTGATTTTCACCTGCATGAAGGCGCTGTCGTCAGCCACGGCATGGTCATTGCGCGCCCCGGCGCGACGTTGCCCGGCGCGCATAATGCCGAGAACGCCTGCGCGGCGCTCGCCATGGCGCTGCGCCTCGGTGTCGCCTCCGACAATCTGGCCAGCGGGATCGGAGGGTTCGCCGGGCTGGCGCATCGGCAGAAGCATGTCGCCGACATCAATGGCGTGTCCTATGTGGATGACAGCAAGGCGACCAATGCCGACGCGGCTGCCCGGGCGCTCGGCTGCTACGGCAGGATCGTCTGGATTGCGGGTGGGCTGGCCAAGGCAGGCGGAATTTCCGATCTCGTTCCGTATTTCTCCCGGATCGCCAGAGCCTTCCTGATCGGCAAGGATGCCCCGATGCTGGCGGAAACACTGGCCGCGCATAACGTGCCCTACGAAATTGTGGGTGATCTGGAACATGCCGTTCCCGCCGCCCGACACGCCGCCGAAACGCAGGACGCCGAAGTGGTGCTGCTCTCCCCGGCCTGCGCCAGTTTCGATCAGTTCCCAGGGTTCGAGGCGCGCGGCCTGCGCTTCGCCGCACTGGTGCATGCGCTGAAGGATCACGCCTGA
- a CDS encoding FtsW/RodA/SpoVE family cell cycle protein, whose amino-acid sequence MARFSRIDNSALGRWWRSVDHVTLACVGILIGFGYILMLAASPAVAVRIGASRNMFIFKQVFFLTLAGCLTIAVSMLSRKGVIRLGFIGGVIAIAATAMTLVHGIEIKGARRWIALPMMSVQPSEFLKPCFAVMTAWLLAKRHEVRHFPGMLLALACYAVILILLKSQPDIGMLTVVSTVFLAQLFVDGLNLILVAGGVGIMIAAGIAAFFLFPHVHSRVERFLHPDVGDHYQIDTALRAFGNGGLLGRGPGEGRVKDLLPDAHADFVFAVAGEEYGLLICLFIIAVFATIVIRALLKLLRDDDPFLIMATAGLVTGFGLQAFVNMASTLHLIPTKGMTLPFISYGGSSALSISLAIGMVLALTRQRVGQSRLGRSLTETTRGTWKTAT is encoded by the coding sequence ATGGCCCGGTTTTCCCGCATCGACAATTCGGCTCTCGGGCGCTGGTGGCGCAGCGTCGATCATGTCACGCTGGCCTGCGTGGGGATCCTGATCGGCTTCGGCTATATCCTGATGCTCGCCGCCAGTCCTGCGGTTGCGGTGCGTATCGGCGCTTCCCGCAACATGTTCATCTTCAAACAGGTGTTCTTCCTGACGCTTGCCGGATGCCTGACCATCGCCGTGTCGATGCTCTCGCGCAAGGGCGTGATCCGGCTCGGCTTTATCGGGGGCGTTATCGCCATCGCGGCGACGGCGATGACGCTGGTGCATGGCATCGAGATCAAGGGCGCGCGTCGCTGGATCGCCCTGCCGATGATGTCCGTGCAGCCATCCGAATTTCTCAAGCCATGCTTCGCCGTGATGACGGCGTGGCTGCTGGCCAAACGGCATGAAGTGCGCCATTTTCCCGGCATGCTGCTGGCTCTGGCCTGTTACGCGGTCATTCTGATCCTGCTGAAATCCCAGCCGGATATCGGGATGCTCACCGTCGTGTCCACCGTGTTTCTGGCCCAGCTTTTCGTGGATGGGCTTAACCTTATTCTGGTCGCGGGCGGCGTCGGCATCATGATCGCGGCTGGTATCGCGGCCTTCTTCCTGTTCCCGCACGTGCATTCCCGCGTGGAACGCTTCCTGCATCCGGACGTGGGAGATCACTACCAGATCGACACCGCCCTGCGCGCTTTCGGCAATGGCGGCCTGCTCGGGCGCGGACCGGGTGAAGGCCGCGTCAAGGATCTGCTGCCTGACGCTCACGCCGACTTCGTGTTCGCCGTGGCGGGCGAGGAATATGGCCTGCTGATCTGCCTGTTCATCATCGCCGTGTTCGCCACCATCGTCATCCGTGCGCTTCTGAAACTGCTGCGGGATGACGATCCGTTTCTCATCATGGCGACAGCCGGACTTGTCACCGGCTTCGGACTACAGGCGTTCGTCAACATGGCCTCCACGCTGCATCTCATTCCGACCAAGGGCATGACACTGCCGTTCATTTCCTATGGCGGTTCTTCGGCGCTCTCGATCTCGCTGGCCATCGGCATGGTGCTGGCGTTGACGCGACAGCGCGTGGGGCAGAGCAGACTCGGCCGCTCACTGACGGAAACCACCCGGGGCACATGGAAAACAGCGACATGA
- a CDS encoding peptidoglycan D,D-transpeptidase FtsI family protein, protein MPRQSPPPDSSASDHEHPPQDVRVTSADLRERAHLERMHVRLLGVAAGFCLLFGTVALKATFATIISPMAPEARQLRPQVPDIPKIDPKSTLTSTLSMPQVRRAMIVDRNNQVLAVSLPVAQLYANPRELIDPQDVAKKLKSVLPQMDEEETVRRLSMAKQFVYLARNITLQQELAINNFGIPGIYFEAGERRHYPQGQVAAQILGSVDIDDHGIAGVERYFDKRLISDKTPLKTSLDVRVQGVAREELAAAMQTFEAIGACAIVMDVNSGEIIAMVSLPDYDANDFAHAPGDARFNRAVTGMYEPGSTFKLQTAAMALQLGVAHIWDRFSSIPIHIGRFTIADMKTDHFAPWLSLPEVMAFSSNPAAAHIALDVGAQRQQDWLRGMGFFAPVPVELPEAGHPIIPARRNWGISTVMTVGFGHGVAEPPLAIVRGTAATVNGGILIKPTLLARDEDANAQSTPDMASGPSISGGPDTRNALSEASVDGTETETVDKPVVPEGQRVFSPEISATLRKILRLDVKFGTGKTAEVPGYFVGGKTGTAEKIGPHGGYLKHVNIAAFTSIFPMNAPHYAVYVMLDSPKGTTATHGWTTAAWNAAPTVARIISRIGPMLEVFPDTAHEPEIDAALSIPMRPSPPRGVRPLGPGNDPGDPRRAADEKQADEAGKKKSLKADDANTMKHAANRQNSPQQEGGQG, encoded by the coding sequence ATGCCTCGCCAGTCGCCACCACCTGATTCTTCCGCATCAGATCACGAACATCCTCCACAGGATGTCCGGGTCACGAGCGCAGATCTGCGTGAACGGGCGCATCTGGAGCGGATGCATGTCCGGCTACTCGGAGTCGCAGCAGGATTCTGTCTGCTGTTCGGCACGGTGGCGCTCAAAGCCACCTTCGCCACAATCATCTCTCCCATGGCGCCGGAAGCGCGGCAGTTGCGTCCACAGGTGCCGGACATTCCCAAGATCGACCCCAAAAGCACTCTGACCAGCACGCTGAGCATGCCGCAGGTCAGACGCGCCATGATTGTTGACCGCAACAACCAGGTGCTGGCCGTCTCGCTGCCGGTCGCCCAGCTTTACGCCAATCCCCGTGAACTGATCGACCCGCAGGACGTCGCGAAGAAACTCAAATCCGTTCTGCCGCAGATGGATGAGGAGGAGACGGTCAGACGTCTCTCGATGGCGAAACAGTTCGTTTATCTGGCGCGCAACATCACGTTGCAGCAGGAACTGGCGATCAACAATTTCGGCATTCCCGGTATTTACTTCGAAGCCGGTGAGCGCCGCCATTACCCGCAGGGACAGGTAGCCGCCCAGATCCTCGGCAGCGTGGATATTGACGATCACGGGATTGCCGGCGTCGAGCGTTATTTCGACAAACGTCTGATCAGCGACAAGACTCCCCTGAAGACCTCGCTCGACGTGCGCGTTCAGGGCGTGGCGCGTGAGGAACTCGCCGCCGCCATGCAGACGTTCGAGGCCATCGGAGCCTGCGCCATCGTCATGGACGTCAACAGCGGCGAAATCATCGCCATGGTCAGCCTGCCAGATTACGACGCCAACGATTTCGCCCACGCGCCCGGCGACGCCCGTTTCAACCGCGCCGTGACGGGCATGTACGAGCCCGGCTCCACCTTCAAGCTCCAGACTGCCGCCATGGCGCTCCAGTTGGGCGTCGCCCACATCTGGGACCGCTTCTCCTCCATCCCCATTCATATCGGCCGGTTCACCATCGCCGACATGAAGACCGATCATTTCGCTCCCTGGCTCTCCCTGCCGGAAGTCATGGCGTTCTCGTCCAACCCCGCCGCCGCCCATATCGCGCTGGATGTCGGGGCGCAGAGACAGCAGGACTGGCTCAGGGGGATGGGCTTCTTCGCGCCGGTTCCGGTCGAACTGCCGGAAGCCGGTCACCCGATCATCCCCGCGCGCCGGAACTGGGGCATTTCAACCGTGATGACCGTCGGGTTCGGCCATGGCGTGGCTGAACCGCCGCTCGCCATCGTGCGCGGCACGGCGGCGACGGTGAATGGCGGCATTCTGATCAAGCCGACCCTTCTGGCGCGTGACGAGGACGCCAACGCCCAGAGCACGCCTGACATGGCGTCCGGCCCGTCCATTTCAGGCGGACCGGATACCCGGAATGCGCTTTCAGAGGCGTCCGTGGACGGAACCGAGACCGAGACCGTCGACAAACCGGTTGTCCCGGAAGGACAGCGGGTCTTTTCTCCCGAAATTTCCGCGACGCTTCGCAAAATCCTGCGTCTGGACGTCAAGTTCGGCACAGGCAAGACCGCGGAAGTGCCGGGCTATTTTGTCGGCGGTAAAACCGGCACCGCCGAGAAGATCGGTCCGCATGGCGGCTACCTCAAGCATGTGAACATTGCAGCTTTCACCAGCATTTTTCCCATGAACGCACCGCATTATGCCGTCTATGTCATGCTGGACAGTCCCAAAGGCACAACCGCGACGCATGGCTGGACGACAGCCGCATGGAACGCGGCCCCTACGGTTGCCAGGATCATCTCCCGCATTGGTCCGATGCTGGAGGTCTTCCCTGACACGGCTCACGAACCCGAGATTGACGCGGCGCTCTCCATTCCCATGCGACCTTCTCCGCCAAGAGGTGTAAGACCGCTCGGCCCCGGCAATGATCCCGGTGATCCAAGACGTGCCGCCGATGAAAAACAGGCTGACGAAGCCGGGAAAAAGAAGTCGCTGAAAGCCGACGATGCGAACACCATGAAACACGCGGCGAACAGACAGAACAGTCCTCAGCAGGAAGGCGGACAGGGATAG
- the murF gene encoding UDP-N-acetylmuramoyl-tripeptide--D-alanyl-D-alanine ligase produces the protein MSILWTGEELAAATQGRFTGGRFGSGDGRAITASGVSIDTRTLETGDLFIALLGENSDGHTHVALALDKGAAAVLVHRTDELEGVDPADPRLLIVGDTMVGLWDLARAARARFTGDVVAVTGSVGKTTTKEMLRVALGALGKTHASAASYNNHWGVPLTLARLPRDAVFCVSEIGMNHPGEIAPLAELVRPDVAVISTIGSAHLGHMGSLEAIAQEKASIITALPRGGIAIVPDDAEGQPIFTDVAQASGVILWQSGFTGTSTARITDLELSGDGSRFVAHVAGTAVPVDIRAPGEHLARNALSTLAVVAALHGGGPELSRAAVALAGFTPGTGRGAASPILDGEALLLDESYNASVLSIRAALGVLALLPAKRRVAVLGDIRELGDFAHEEHLSLEPAVSAAADLVFCCGPHMKDLFDALPSSRRGSWEETSTALAPLVRATLQPGDAVLVKGSFGSRMKTVVDALKAENV, from the coding sequence GTGAGCATTCTCTGGACAGGCGAGGAACTGGCTGCCGCAACCCAAGGGCGCTTCACTGGGGGACGCTTCGGCTCTGGAGATGGTCGCGCCATCACGGCTTCCGGTGTGTCGATCGACACCCGCACCCTTGAGACGGGCGACCTGTTCATCGCCCTGCTGGGAGAGAATTCGGACGGCCATACTCACGTCGCGCTGGCGCTGGACAAGGGTGCGGCGGCGGTTCTTGTGCATCGCACGGACGAGCTGGAAGGTGTCGATCCCGCTGACCCGCGTCTGCTGATTGTCGGCGACACCATGGTCGGGCTGTGGGATCTGGCCCGCGCGGCGCGCGCCCGCTTCACAGGCGATGTCGTCGCCGTGACGGGAAGCGTCGGGAAAACCACGACCAAGGAAATGCTGCGGGTGGCGCTCGGCGCACTGGGCAAGACCCATGCGTCCGCCGCGTCCTACAACAATCACTGGGGCGTGCCTCTCACACTGGCCCGCCTGCCGCGCGACGCCGTGTTCTGCGTCAGTGAAATCGGCATGAACCATCCCGGCGAGATCGCTCCACTGGCGGAACTGGTACGGCCCGATGTGGCTGTCATTTCCACGATCGGCTCGGCGCATCTTGGGCATATGGGCAGTCTGGAAGCCATCGCACAGGAAAAGGCGTCGATCATCACGGCTCTCCCACGCGGCGGCATCGCCATCGTGCCTGATGATGCGGAAGGTCAGCCGATCTTTACTGACGTCGCGCAGGCTTCTGGCGTCATTCTCTGGCAGTCCGGTTTTACCGGGACCAGCACAGCGCGCATCACTGACCTTGAGCTTTCCGGTGACGGCAGCCGGTTTGTCGCCCATGTGGCGGGGACAGCCGTGCCCGTCGACATCCGCGCGCCCGGCGAACATCTCGCCCGCAATGCGCTGTCCACTCTGGCGGTCGTCGCGGCCCTGCATGGCGGCGGCCCGGAGCTCAGCCGGGCGGCTGTGGCTCTCGCAGGTTTCACCCCCGGCACGGGACGTGGCGCGGCGTCTCCCATCCTCGACGGTGAGGCTCTCCTGCTGGATGAGAGCTACAACGCTTCCGTCCTGTCGATCAGAGCCGCCCTTGGCGTGCTCGCCCTTCTGCCGGCAAAACGCCGCGTTGCCGTGTTGGGAGACATCCGCGAACTGGGTGACTTCGCGCACGAGGAACATCTCTCCCTTGAGCCTGCGGTCAGCGCCGCGGCCGATCTTGTATTCTGTTGTGGACCGCACATGAAAGACCTGTTTGACGCCCTGCCCTCTTCCCGTCGGGGAAGCTGGGAGGAGACCTCCACGGCGCTTGCGCCGCTCGTGCGGGCGACCCTGCAACCCGGTGACGCCGTGCTGGTCAAGGGCAGCTTTGGCAGCCGGATGAAAACTGTGGTGGATGCGCTGAAAGCGGAGAACGTCTGA